Within Terriglobales bacterium, the genomic segment GGGTCGCTTCCGCCGTGGTGCTGATCGGGGTCGGGCTCGCGCTGGGCCTGGGCCGGACGAATCTGGAAGAACTGCGGCGGACCATCGGATTCCTCGCTCCTCACAACGGCCTCGAGCTGCTGCTATGGCCGTTGGTGTGCCTCACCGCCGGATTCTGCGAGGAAGTGATCTTCCGCGGACTCTTCCAGCGCCAGTTTGCCGCCCTGACGCGCAGCCGCTGGGGCGGCCTCCTCCTGCAGGCGCTGCTCTTCGGCGCCGCCCACGGCTACCAGGGCCCGCGGCGCATGGCCCAGATCGCCGTCTACGGCGGGCTCTTCGGGGTGCTCGCGCTGTGGCGCAGGAGTCTGCGCCCGGGCATGATGGCGCATGCCTGGCAGGACACCTTCAGCGGCGTGGGCCTGTTCCTGCTCGGCAAGATCCAGGGCTGGTGGTGAACGAGCCCGGCGGGTTGTTCAACGATGGCGCTCCTCGCGCGCGCGCGATTTTCTTTTTCCGGCGCGCGTTT encodes:
- a CDS encoding CPBP family intramembrane glutamic endopeptidase; its protein translation is MATAAAPSAPPPAKLRKVAPWLHTILLLVLMGLLSFGGSQGRQRQAADRHGRIPLYLTTVALEWALVGFVWYSIRRERVSLRELVGGKWPTFESALLDAGIAVGFWVASAVVLIGVGLALGLGRTNLEELRRTIGFLAPHNGLELLLWPLVCLTAGFCEEVIFRGLFQRQFAALTRSRWGGLLLQALLFGAAHGYQGPRRMAQIAVYGGLFGVLALWRRSLRPGMMAHAWQDTFSGVGLFLLGKIQGWW